A single window of Puniceicoccales bacterium DNA harbors:
- the tig gene encoding trigger factor: MFGTVKSEIKDVGSVRKVFTMTISKDEAQNEENLLIKAISRDAKMPGFRKGHVPEAIVRAKFSKDVKARLDRQLYSRAMEFVTKEHNVRIFSVVKVDSNDKASGEKELVMTIDVKPDFKLIDYKNIEFEPISAEVSDDEIDNALEQIRNHNADYISVDREARKGDFLRLSYRGLLTDGSEISKLDAVLPIWGKQKSTWEEAGAEDSPGVKAIIDGIIGMKADEDREIETTFPEDFSVKALAGKTARYDVHVFEVREKVLPALDDRLFEKLRAKTIEELRTQIVNDLKARKVQMGRFEQREQLVRKLIDSVDFEVPESAVEHERIQIFRTFWERQVQEGVSPAELEKHKDVLYKDTEDIARNRAKINFILERIAIEEKITVSADELSQMIMQEASMLHTTPEKLVNEIKNDRIRIQDLQRRALFSKTLDFLIMENTKHHQDPAGTGSKETSNNESEELGAGKAEAEKPRRSR; encoded by the coding sequence GTGTTCGGTACGGTGAAAAGTGAAATAAAAGATGTGGGCAGTGTGCGCAAGGTTTTTACCATGACCATTAGTAAAGATGAGGCGCAAAATGAAGAGAACCTGTTGATTAAGGCGATTTCGAGGGATGCTAAGATGCCTGGATTTAGAAAGGGTCATGTGCCAGAGGCTATTGTACGTGCAAAGTTTTCAAAGGATGTAAAGGCCAGGCTTGACAGACAATTATATTCCAGAGCCATGGAGTTTGTAACCAAGGAGCACAATGTTCGGATTTTTTCAGTGGTCAAGGTTGATTCCAACGATAAGGCAAGTGGCGAGAAAGAGCTGGTTATGACCATAGATGTTAAGCCAGATTTTAAACTGATCGATTATAAAAACATAGAGTTCGAACCGATCAGTGCTGAGGTTAGCGATGATGAAATAGATAATGCCCTGGAGCAGATAAGAAACCATAATGCTGACTATATTAGCGTGGATCGCGAAGCCAGGAAAGGTGATTTTTTGAGGCTATCCTACCGCGGCCTACTGACTGACGGTTCGGAGATTTCTAAGCTGGATGCTGTACTGCCTATTTGGGGTAAGCAAAAAAGTACCTGGGAAGAGGCCGGTGCTGAGGATTCACCTGGTGTTAAAGCAATTATCGACGGTATCATTGGTATGAAAGCCGATGAGGATAGGGAAATTGAAACCACATTTCCGGAAGATTTTTCCGTAAAAGCTCTTGCTGGCAAGACAGCTAGGTATGATGTTCATGTTTTTGAGGTAAGGGAAAAGGTTCTGCCAGCGCTTGATGATAGGTTATTTGAGAAACTAAGAGCAAAGACCATCGAAGAGTTGCGGACCCAAATTGTTAATGATTTGAAGGCCCGTAAGGTACAAATGGGCCGGTTCGAACAGAGAGAGCAATTGGTAAGAAAATTGATTGATAGTGTGGACTTTGAAGTTCCAGAAAGCGCCGTAGAGCATGAACGGATTCAAATTTTTAGGACATTTTGGGAGCGACAGGTCCAGGAAGGGGTTTCCCCGGCTGAGCTGGAAAAACACAAGGATGTGCTGTATAAAGACACCGAAGATATTGCTCGAAATAGGGCCAAGATAAATTTTATCCTGGAGCGAATTGCCATTGAGGAAAAAATCACCGTGTCCGCCGATGAACTAAGCCAAATGATTATGCAGGAAGCATCTATGTTGCACACCACACCGGAGAAGCTGGTAAATGAAATAAAAAATGATAGGATTAGGATTCAGGATTTGCAAAGGCGGGCATTATTTAGCAAAACATTGGATTTCTTGATTATGGAAAACACAAAGCATCACCAGGATCCGGCTGGAACCGGTTCAAAGGAAACTTCAAATAACGAGTCGGAGGAGTTGGGCGCTGGAAAGGCAGAGGCGGAGAAGCCCAGGCGTAGCCGATGA
- a CDS encoding ATP-dependent Clp protease proteolytic subunit: MKTLNAHYLPLPYVYERDGRQERSWDIYSRLLKDRIIFLGTSIDDFVANAIVAQFLFLQMEDPKKDIHLYINSPGGSITAGMAIYDTMKFMNCDVVTYCVGQAASMATVLLAAGTKGKRYALPNSRVMIHQPSGGAGGQTSDISIAAKELLRWKRTLNMVLSECTSQPVEKIEKDSDRDYFMVAAEAKDYGIVDEVIKSKPKPEET, encoded by the coding sequence ATGAAAACACTTAATGCACATTATCTTCCATTACCTTATGTCTATGAACGAGATGGCAGACAAGAGCGCTCTTGGGATATATATAGTCGCCTGTTAAAGGACCGGATAATTTTTCTTGGGACATCGATAGATGACTTCGTTGCCAATGCCATCGTGGCGCAGTTTTTGTTTCTGCAGATGGAAGATCCCAAAAAGGATATTCACCTTTATATAAACTCTCCTGGTGGTAGCATTACCGCTGGCATGGCCATCTACGATACGATGAAATTTATGAATTGCGATGTGGTTACCTACTGCGTGGGCCAGGCGGCCAGCATGGCGACCGTATTGCTAGCTGCTGGCACAAAAGGTAAACGTTACGCATTGCCTAACAGTAGGGTTATGATACATCAACCCTCGGGTGGCGCCGGTGGTCAAACATCGGATATTTCCATTGCCGCCAAGGAACTTTTACGTTGGAAAAGGACCCTGAACATGGTACTCTCGGAGTGTACGAGTCAGCCGGTGGAAAAAATTGAGAAGGACTCTGATAGGGATTACTTTATGGTAGCCGCCGAAGCTAAAGACTATGGCATTGTCGATGAGGTGATAAAGAGCAAACCAAAACCTGAAGAGACCTAG
- a CDS encoding MarC family protein, with amino-acid sequence MNFFVRSFKDVFMEIGPLAAVVLYISMTPHYIEREKVKTAYISCLVGWAVLVFFATTGEWIFRALGIGINSFNISSGLIFIMVGFGMLRGKDPMEKVAEGAGNKSLANPAIGIIPLGIPIIAGPGAVAFSIAENGQSKNVASLMVFLLAVTCAVYCLYLVFLVAVKSVRKLPATVVKLSYKLSGLFMLALGIQLMMNGINGVINKAKIQAETSISQPALPKK; translated from the coding sequence ATGAATTTTTTTGTTAGGTCATTCAAGGATGTTTTTATGGAAATTGGCCCATTGGCGGCGGTGGTGTTATATATAAGTATGACGCCGCATTATATCGAAAGAGAAAAGGTAAAGACGGCGTATATTAGTTGTTTGGTGGGCTGGGCTGTTTTGGTATTTTTTGCCACCACCGGTGAATGGATTTTTAGAGCGTTGGGCATAGGTATTAACTCATTTAACATATCTAGTGGATTGATATTCATTATGGTAGGCTTTGGAATGCTTCGGGGCAAGGATCCGATGGAAAAAGTGGCCGAAGGCGCGGGAAATAAGTCTCTGGCTAACCCAGCGATAGGTATAATCCCACTGGGAATTCCCATAATAGCTGGGCCCGGTGCGGTTGCATTTTCCATAGCCGAGAATGGCCAATCTAAGAATGTTGCGTCACTTATGGTATTTTTATTGGCCGTAACCTGTGCGGTGTATTGCCTGTATTTGGTCTTTCTTGTGGCGGTAAAAAGTGTACGTAAATTACCAGCAACTGTTGTAAAATTGAGTTACAAATTGTCCGGTTTATTTATGCTTGCCCTGGGTATACAGCTTATGATGAATGGCATTAATGGTGTGATCAATAAAGCTAAGATTCAGGCCGAGACAAGCATTAGTCAGCCCGCATTACCCAAAAAATAG
- the rpsR gene encoding 30S ribosomal protein S18: protein MKPVLMENTNAKVADQKSPLDVDWSDVEQLARYVTGTGRILPRKYTGLSARQQRHITRMIKRARNMLLMK from the coding sequence ATGAAACCCGTGCTTATGGAAAATACAAATGCAAAAGTGGCTGACCAAAAGTCGCCTTTAGATGTCGATTGGAGTGATGTGGAACAGTTGGCCAGATATGTTACCGGTACTGGCCGGATTCTGCCACGAAAATATACAGGTCTGTCGGCCAGGCAACAAAGACATATAACTCGTATGATAAAGAGGGCTCGTAACATGCTATTAATGAAATAG
- a CDS encoding threonylcarbamoyl-AMP synthase yields MTLDTSILSVTNDSLALVSRELLAGGVVALPTETVYGLAGIITSETAINQIFNIKNRPFTDPLIVHVLGLNDLLNLTKIKDDTIPSLNLLVDSFCPGPLTFVLPKADSVRNKITASKRTVAIRIPAHRVFREVLVRTKVPLAAPSANQFGYISPTTAKHVMNSLQGKIHHILDGGPCEIGLESTIIDLSKDQIKILRPGAITAEMLQEATGLEVVSPRQMATTDPAAPGLFKRHYSPNTKLRLFDADRVPAAASNTAIVYLKRPVQEKKDTFWLSENGDLSEASRNIFSILRYLDQCGYDTIFCEKAPAVGLGMALNDRLSRAAAKFM; encoded by the coding sequence GTGACTTTAGATACGAGTATTTTAAGTGTAACCAACGATTCACTTGCGCTGGTCAGTAGGGAATTGTTGGCCGGTGGTGTGGTCGCACTGCCCACAGAAACCGTCTATGGGTTAGCTGGCATAATCACCAGCGAAACCGCTATAAATCAGATATTTAACATAAAAAACCGGCCATTTACGGATCCATTGATAGTCCATGTCCTAGGCCTTAACGACTTGTTAAACCTTACAAAAATCAAGGATGACACTATCCCTAGCCTAAATCTCCTGGTGGATTCATTCTGCCCTGGCCCACTGACGTTTGTGTTACCGAAGGCCGATTCCGTCAGAAACAAAATAACGGCCTCAAAGCGCACCGTAGCCATCCGGATTCCAGCCCACAGGGTTTTTAGGGAAGTCTTGGTTAGGACCAAGGTACCATTGGCTGCGCCCAGTGCAAACCAGTTCGGGTATATAAGTCCAACCACAGCAAAACATGTTATGAACTCGCTCCAGGGAAAAATACACCATATCCTCGACGGCGGTCCCTGCGAAATAGGCCTGGAGTCCACCATAATAGATCTTTCCAAAGACCAAATAAAGATTTTACGACCCGGAGCAATAACCGCAGAGATGTTACAGGAAGCCACTGGCTTAGAAGTGGTTAGCCCTAGGCAAATGGCCACCACGGACCCGGCAGCCCCGGGACTATTTAAACGACACTACAGCCCAAATACAAAACTGAGATTATTTGACGCCGACAGGGTTCCAGCGGCCGCCAGTAACACCGCCATTGTGTACCTGAAAAGGCCCGTCCAGGAAAAAAAAGACACCTTTTGGCTGAGCGAAAACGGAGATTTATCCGAGGCTTCCAGAAATATTTTCTCAATACTAAGATACTTGGATCAATGTGGTTATGACACAATTTTCTGTGAAAAAGCACCGGCCGTCGGCCTGGGCATGGCGTTGAATGACAGGCTATCTCGTGCCGCGGCGAAATTTATGTAA
- a CDS encoding bifunctional nuclease family protein, which produces MDVVGVGLLAVITSVSVTTLLIGNEEKVFDIHISPLSGKAIMDAIGKEKLARPSTHMLLSNAITVLGYKISSIIIHSAKDSVFFAKMRMTGTVDSKRHLDLDCRPSDAITLSIIDDIPLLVTSKLFNLVGQSQNLALL; this is translated from the coding sequence ATGGATGTCGTGGGAGTGGGATTATTAGCAGTTATTACATCCGTTAGCGTAACAACTCTGCTTATAGGTAATGAAGAAAAAGTATTTGATATACATATATCGCCACTGTCGGGTAAAGCAATTATGGATGCCATAGGCAAAGAGAAATTAGCTCGACCGTCGACCCATATGCTGCTCAGCAACGCAATAACAGTGCTTGGATACAAAATTTCATCCATTATAATCCATTCTGCTAAAGATTCGGTTTTTTTCGCCAAAATGCGAATGACCGGTACCGTTGATAGTAAAAGACATCTGGATCTAGACTGTAGACCCAGTGACGCCATCACACTATCTATAATCGACGATATACCACTTCTGGTTACTTCGAAACTCTTTAATCTCGTGGGCCAATCTCAAAACCTGGCATTGCTATAA
- a CDS encoding TolC family protein codes for MGFSYKLAGWAIVMLSLFGCACNHTDQQPVNCDSPSDYLPAECSTEEDLPSTEITWPADLNTLLDIAFSNNPETRLAWQRAKIAEAQKGKAAAVFFPQVKLKAIAANSKDIAGQNPSDNKRLITHESTVFYPQIEITYSLFKFGAHRARAEAAKSELLAANFQYNRALQTLAFSVQMAYFNLDSAKEAVSANQLSLDDAKASLEYAQRRYDSGLGNINDLLKARANLSQAQFQFEHSSANIETARAELARVLGLQVSSQIDIFNPNIDNNIDDALLGQVDDILAKTLECHPHILAAKARFDAATQANKSASRNLMPELIAGFTGSINKVKHYDSNYQKYSAFVGLQWDLFDGFANLNNVIEARARTRAAKHELQAAKLDTAKNVWDQYHKFKSACRQLKAAGEYEKSAKEAFDSIQLAYANGLGSFLDLMTAQNSLASARQKLVASKNGLAISLAALAYAAGNLTINDRNR; via the coding sequence GTGGGCTTTTCATATAAATTGGCCGGCTGGGCTATTGTAATGCTTTCATTGTTTGGTTGCGCGTGCAACCATACTGACCAGCAACCAGTTAACTGTGATAGTCCTTCTGATTATCTGCCCGCCGAATGCAGTACCGAAGAAGACCTACCTTCCACTGAAATAACCTGGCCTGCGGATCTTAATACATTGCTTGACATAGCCTTCTCGAACAATCCCGAGACCAGACTGGCCTGGCAGAGGGCTAAAATAGCCGAGGCACAAAAGGGCAAAGCCGCCGCTGTGTTTTTTCCTCAGGTTAAACTGAAGGCCATCGCGGCCAACTCAAAGGATATTGCAGGACAAAATCCATCTGATAATAAACGACTTATAACCCATGAATCCACGGTATTTTATCCACAGATAGAAATTACCTATTCACTTTTCAAGTTCGGCGCCCATAGGGCCCGGGCCGAGGCTGCAAAATCCGAATTATTGGCCGCTAACTTCCAGTACAACAGGGCCTTGCAAACACTCGCATTCTCGGTCCAAATGGCCTACTTCAACCTTGATTCAGCCAAGGAAGCGGTTTCAGCAAATCAGCTAAGTCTCGATGACGCAAAGGCTTCTCTTGAATATGCCCAACGTAGATATGATTCCGGCCTGGGCAACATCAACGATCTCCTAAAAGCCAGGGCAAATCTTAGCCAAGCCCAGTTTCAATTTGAACACTCGTCGGCAAATATTGAGACGGCCCGGGCTGAATTGGCCAGGGTCCTAGGACTCCAGGTATCATCCCAGATTGATATTTTTAACCCAAACATTGACAACAACATAGATGACGCATTGCTGGGGCAGGTCGACGATATCCTCGCCAAAACCTTGGAATGCCATCCCCATATCCTGGCAGCCAAAGCCAGGTTCGATGCAGCCACCCAGGCCAATAAATCAGCCAGTCGCAATCTGATGCCAGAGTTGATAGCGGGATTCACAGGATCCATAAATAAGGTTAAACACTACGATAGCAATTACCAAAAATACAGCGCCTTCGTTGGCCTGCAATGGGATCTGTTCGATGGTTTTGCAAACCTTAATAATGTCATCGAAGCCAGGGCAAGAACCCGCGCTGCAAAACATGAACTACAGGCGGCAAAGCTCGATACAGCCAAAAATGTCTGGGATCAATACCATAAATTTAAGTCAGCCTGCCGACAATTGAAAGCTGCAGGTGAATATGAAAAATCTGCCAAGGAAGCTTTCGACTCCATACAGCTTGCCTATGCAAATGGTCTGGGTTCTTTCCTAGATTTGATGACAGCCCAAAACAGTTTGGCATCGGCCAGACAAAAACTGGTGGCATCCAAAAACGGTTTAGCAATCAGCCTAGCCGCATTGGCCTATGCCGCCGGCAACCTAACAATAAATGATAGAAATAGATAA
- a CDS encoding type II secretion system GspH family protein yields MQRHKRIGFSLLEVLLAIGVIGVALPAILTIWVSQIAALDASRNMVKLINAKKNFLAIISDDAFSSYEPKTMFLMRRLETIAGKSICKTSVTADASSLALHWDDEVFVISFTKDATNSLAGVFGLYDLTIRLSACSPTNPAKSKPNSPKHIFQNFYYSRTKM; encoded by the coding sequence ATGCAAAGGCACAAACGAATTGGATTTTCTCTGCTGGAAGTATTGTTGGCAATAGGTGTGATTGGCGTAGCCCTGCCTGCCATTTTAACCATTTGGGTTAGTCAGATTGCTGCACTGGATGCAAGCAGAAATATGGTGAAATTGATCAATGCCAAGAAAAATTTTTTGGCCATTATATCCGATGACGCATTTAGCTCCTATGAACCAAAAACGATGTTCTTGATGAGACGGCTGGAAACCATAGCCGGTAAAAGTATTTGTAAAACTTCCGTGACCGCAGATGCTTCCAGTCTAGCCTTGCACTGGGATGATGAAGTTTTTGTAATTTCATTTACAAAGGATGCAACGAATTCGCTGGCCGGTGTATTTGGGTTGTATGATTTGACCATAAGGCTATCCGCTTGTTCACCTACAAATCCAGCGAAATCTAAGCCTAATTCGCCGAAACATATTTTTCAAAATTTTTACTATTCCAGGACTAAAATGTAA
- a CDS encoding efflux RND transporter periplasmic adaptor subunit, which produces MKTKSNRCQLIALVLLSIGFHGCNTKTPKSAGIPGGPGARPPVPVTVTPAKVMDVPITVGSLGKCISQESINITAQVPGEIKEVHVAQGSYVEINEMLYTIDPRKYEATLAKLEAELAKAEAQLQLDEAKLTRSKSLLPDNYISQQEFETCESKVLQDRASIKQIEAQIVQAKVDLEHCHITSPINGLMGKYQVDCGNVVSQATVLANIQNVWQLYVDFSIAETYFPDLNRYLSEKDSLDVEVSSISDPSITATGTLDFVNNSIDPSSGTIHLRASLENEDTSFWPGQSVTVRLKMTTLNNAITLPTEAIKIHGNNRYYVLVAKPDNTAELRQISVGETYNNRTVIKEGLAADETVILKGNIMLGNGSQIIVMQQDE; this is translated from the coding sequence ATGAAGACAAAATCAAATAGGTGTCAATTAATCGCCCTGGTGTTGCTATCGATTGGTTTTCATGGATGTAATACCAAAACTCCAAAAAGCGCTGGCATACCCGGAGGTCCAGGAGCCAGACCGCCTGTGCCAGTCACCGTAACCCCAGCCAAGGTTATGGATGTCCCCATAACCGTAGGCAGCCTAGGAAAATGCATTAGCCAGGAATCGATCAATATTACAGCCCAGGTGCCAGGAGAAATAAAAGAGGTTCATGTGGCCCAGGGTAGCTATGTGGAAATCAATGAAATGTTATATACAATAGATCCAAGAAAATACGAAGCCACCCTCGCCAAACTCGAAGCCGAGCTAGCCAAGGCCGAGGCCCAGCTCCAACTAGATGAGGCAAAACTCACCAGATCCAAATCCCTTCTACCGGACAACTATATCTCCCAGCAGGAATTTGAAACCTGTGAATCGAAGGTGCTGCAAGACAGGGCAAGTATAAAGCAGATAGAGGCACAAATCGTTCAAGCCAAAGTAGATCTAGAACATTGCCACATAACATCACCGATAAATGGACTGATGGGCAAATACCAGGTCGACTGTGGAAATGTTGTATCCCAGGCAACCGTATTGGCAAACATCCAAAACGTTTGGCAACTATACGTCGATTTTTCCATAGCCGAAACCTATTTTCCTGACCTCAACAGATATCTTTCGGAAAAAGATTCATTGGATGTCGAAGTATCAAGCATTTCCGATCCGAGCATTACAGCCACCGGGACCCTAGACTTTGTCAATAATTCCATTGATCCGTCCAGCGGCACAATCCATCTACGCGCCAGCCTCGAAAATGAAGACACCAGCTTCTGGCCAGGCCAATCTGTTACTGTAAGGCTCAAAATGACAACACTTAACAATGCAATTACCCTGCCAACGGAAGCCATAAAAATCCATGGGAACAATAGGTACTATGTGCTCGTAGCAAAGCCAGATAACACCGCTGAGCTCAGGCAAATCTCCGTTGGTGAAACCTATAATAATCGTACGGTGATAAAAGAAGGCCTGGCCGCGGATGAAACCGTAATATTAAAAGGCAATATAATGCTAGGCAATGGGTCACAAATAATTGTGATGCAACAAGATGAATAA
- the dxr gene encoding 1-deoxy-D-xylulose-5-phosphate reductoisomerase: MKSKVILLGATGSIGSSVLEELREHRQHFELVGIAAKTNLNRLAEISGEFSVKNLAISDGESEKLHELCADCRVFSGEQAMDELVSNIDFDIFIMAVSGLAGLRATLNAISLKKKILIASKEILVTAGKFLCAQAKKNNVELLPIDSEHNAIFQCLAGEDKKSLRQVWLTASGGPFLDYDTDALDYVTPQQALKHPTWRMGQKITIDSATLANKGLEMIEARWLFDLAPQQIKVTIHRQSLVHSLVEFLDGSIIAQISEKSMRFPIRNCLFYPHRQPSSQKTVSFSDPINFSFEPPDEKKFPCLRLAKLCLEAGGIMPTVFNAANDTAVELFLEDKIKFTRIPTLIEQLMNGTENFEPESIDEIITCHMAIKKIAQNLA, encoded by the coding sequence ATGAAAAGCAAAGTAATACTCCTCGGGGCAACCGGCTCGATCGGAAGTAGCGTATTAGAAGAACTGAGGGAACACAGACAACACTTTGAACTGGTTGGGATTGCAGCCAAAACCAATCTAAATAGGCTCGCCGAAATATCCGGTGAATTTTCCGTTAAAAATCTAGCTATCAGCGACGGTGAAAGTGAAAAACTGCATGAACTTTGTGCAGATTGCAGGGTATTTAGCGGTGAACAGGCCATGGATGAGCTTGTCTCTAACATCGATTTCGACATATTCATAATGGCTGTGAGCGGTCTAGCCGGCCTTAGAGCCACACTGAACGCTATCTCATTAAAAAAGAAGATACTAATTGCCAGCAAAGAAATACTTGTGACGGCAGGGAAGTTTCTATGTGCCCAGGCAAAAAAAAACAACGTTGAACTCCTACCAATTGATAGCGAACACAATGCAATTTTTCAATGCCTTGCCGGTGAGGACAAAAAGTCCCTAAGACAGGTATGGCTAACTGCCTCCGGCGGCCCATTCCTGGATTACGATACCGATGCCTTGGATTATGTAACTCCACAACAAGCACTTAAACATCCGACCTGGCGTATGGGGCAAAAAATCACCATAGATTCGGCAACGCTGGCAAACAAAGGATTGGAAATGATCGAAGCCCGGTGGTTGTTCGATCTAGCTCCACAGCAAATCAAAGTCACAATACACAGGCAAAGCCTGGTCCATTCCCTGGTGGAATTCCTGGATGGGTCAATTATTGCCCAAATTAGTGAAAAATCCATGAGATTTCCCATAAGAAATTGTCTTTTTTATCCCCATAGACAACCAAGCTCACAAAAGACCGTTTCGTTCTCCGATCCAATAAATTTCAGCTTTGAACCACCGGATGAAAAGAAATTTCCATGTCTTCGACTCGCGAAACTGTGTCTAGAGGCCGGCGGTATTATGCCAACGGTCTTCAATGCAGCCAACGATACAGCTGTCGAGTTGTTTTTGGAAGATAAAATAAAATTTACCCGCATTCCAACACTTATAGAACAGCTGATGAATGGTACAGAAAACTTTGAACCAGAGTCCATTGATGAAATAATCACCTGCCATATGGCCATCAAAAAAATCGCACAAAATTTGGCATAA
- a CDS encoding type III PLP-dependent enzyme, with translation MVDPYLRTCGRKIALGYHFFVDIMPRLIFDNGVMNTRLDPLEYYTETDWCAMIAEAEKHETPFLLINLGIIRKRYQQLKELFPYAVVHYAVKANPSLPVLELLRDLGANFDVASINELDSLLSIGVSPDRISYGNTIKKKVHVKYAYDKGIRLFASDSEIDIRNLAAVAPGSDIFLRILAEHSSTADWPLSKKFGCHSDMAIDLLMLADKLGLKPKGVSFHVGSQQREIGAWDSSISRVKYIFDYLESEKIPLSLINMGGGFPASYISRTPEMSTYASEVTRYLTEDFGENLPHIILEPGRSLVADAGILVTEVVLISKKSSFGVDTWLYTDAGKFNGLMETMEESIKYPLFCESAGRLVEDFIIAGPTCDSQDIMYETFRNPLPRHIDVGDRIYWLTAGAYTSSYSSIGFNGFPPIQSYFIEP, from the coding sequence ATGGTGGATCCGTATTTGAGGACCTGTGGTCGTAAAATTGCTCTTGGCTATCATTTTTTCGTTGATATAATGCCAAGATTAATTTTTGACAACGGTGTAATGAATACGAGGCTTGACCCGCTGGAATACTATACCGAGACAGATTGGTGCGCCATGATTGCAGAGGCTGAAAAACATGAGACGCCGTTCTTGCTGATAAATCTCGGAATAATACGTAAAAGGTATCAGCAGCTAAAGGAGTTGTTTCCCTATGCAGTTGTTCATTATGCTGTTAAGGCAAATCCAAGTTTGCCGGTTTTGGAATTGTTACGTGATCTGGGAGCAAATTTTGATGTGGCTTCGATAAATGAACTTGATAGCCTGCTGTCCATTGGGGTTTCGCCGGATAGAATAAGCTATGGTAATACTATAAAAAAGAAGGTGCATGTTAAGTACGCCTATGACAAAGGCATACGTCTTTTTGCTTCGGACAGTGAAATCGACATAAGAAATCTCGCCGCCGTGGCTCCCGGTTCGGACATTTTTTTGAGAATTCTTGCAGAACACAGCTCCACCGCCGACTGGCCACTGTCAAAAAAATTTGGTTGCCATTCGGATATGGCCATAGATTTGCTTATGCTGGCGGATAAACTAGGGTTAAAACCCAAAGGGGTTTCGTTTCACGTCGGATCCCAGCAAAGGGAAATAGGCGCATGGGATTCATCGATAAGCCGCGTTAAATATATATTTGATTATTTGGAGAGCGAAAAAATCCCGCTTTCGCTGATAAATATGGGCGGCGGGTTTCCGGCCTCCTATATTTCTAGGACACCGGAAATGTCCACCTATGCAAGCGAGGTAACACGTTATCTTACAGAGGATTTTGGTGAAAATTTACCACATATAATATTGGAGCCAGGGCGTTCCCTTGTTGCCGACGCCGGCATTTTGGTCACCGAGGTTGTGTTGATTTCAAAAAAATCTTCCTTTGGCGTGGATACCTGGCTATATACGGACGCAGGTAAGTTCAACGGCCTTATGGAGACAATGGAGGAGAGTATCAAGTATCCGCTGTTTTGTGAAAGTGCTGGTCGGCTGGTTGAAGACTTTATAATTGCCGGTCCAACCTGTGATAGCCAAGATATTATGTATGAAACATTTAGAAACCCATTACCCAGACACATAGACGTGGGTGATAGGATTTACTGGTTAACCGCCGGGGCCTACACATCCAGCTATTCATCCATTGGATTTAATGGATTTCCGCCGATACAATCCTACTTTATAGAGCCATAA
- a CDS encoding glycosyltransferase family 2 protein, with protein sequence MMSNRLPISAVIIASNEEKNISRCLDSVHSWVEEIIVVVNDCVDRTVEIAESYGAKVIEHPWQNFRDQRNFAKQLATKDWILSIDADEAVSEELRSSILMFVADNDKRYNGAEFKRIVFFLNKWIHHGDWYPDHCRRLFRKDYGYWAGGLVHEQLKIDGKVKLLNGNLLHYTYDSTRKHIEMMLKYTDLFVEDHKLDKVDIWSIVAHALWKVFRCYVIKLGFLDGFHGMYIAISQGFFTLYKYTRLLEYQSAQAKKQASKLKSKAEKAEKAQDE encoded by the coding sequence ATGATGAGCAATAGATTGCCGATTAGCGCTGTTATTATAGCTAGTAACGAAGAAAAGAACATATCTCGTTGTTTAGATAGCGTTCACAGCTGGGTGGAAGAGATCATTGTGGTCGTAAATGATTGTGTCGACAGAACCGTCGAAATAGCCGAAAGTTATGGCGCAAAGGTAATAGAACATCCCTGGCAAAACTTCCGGGACCAAAGGAATTTCGCCAAGCAACTGGCCACCAAGGATTGGATCCTATCCATCGATGCCGATGAGGCTGTATCAGAAGAACTTAGGTCATCTATACTGATGTTCGTCGCAGACAATGACAAACGATACAATGGCGCTGAATTTAAAAGAATTGTATTTTTTTTGAATAAATGGATACACCATGGTGACTGGTACCCCGACCACTGCAGGAGACTTTTCAGAAAAGATTACGGCTACTGGGCTGGTGGGCTCGTCCACGAACAATTAAAGATAGATGGCAAGGTCAAGTTGTTGAATGGTAACCTGTTACATTATACCTACGATTCCACCAGGAAGCATATCGAGATGATGCTGAAATACACAGACCTGTTTGTGGAAGACCATAAACTAGATAAAGTTGACATTTGGTCCATAGTGGCCCATGCGCTGTGGAAAGTTTTTCGATGCTATGTGATAAAATTAGGATTTTTGGACGGATTTCATGGCATGTACATAGCCATATCCCAGGGATTTTTCACATTATATAAATACACACGCCTGCTCGAATATCAAAGCGCCCAGGCAAAAAAGCAAGCCTCCAAATTAAAATCCAAAGCAGAAAAAGCAGAAAAAGCACAAGATGAATAG